One Solanum pennellii chromosome 9, SPENNV200 DNA segment encodes these proteins:
- the LOC107031103 gene encoding putative GTP diphosphokinase RSH1, chloroplastic: MATATSMSVSIECVNICKSWKGDVSGRLDCSALSCAWKAPRALTGFLASTTHPTQCSSTPFGRYGRRDRLRRCRCYDMDERYPVEVLRGVPGSMLLLSASSKWKLCCSSSFSSELYEEISPESLWEDLKPTISYLSCKELELVRKALNLAFEAHDGQKRRSGEPFIIHPVAVAQILGQLELDWESVAAGLLHDTVEDTDVVTFERIEKEFGATVRRIVEGETKVSKLGKIKCKDESHVQDVKADDLRQMFLSMTEEVRVIIVKLADRLHNMRTLSHMPPHKQSGIATETLQVFAPLAKLLGIYQIKSELENLAFMYTNAQDYARVQRRIAELFKEHEKELEEAKRILMKKIEEDQFLELVTVKTEIQSICKEPYSIYKAVLKSKSSINEVNQIAQLRIIIKPKPCVGVRPLCSAQQICYHLLGLVHGIWTPIPRAMKDYIATPKPNGYQSLHTTVIPFLYESMFRLEVQIRTEEMDLIAERGIAAHYSGKGFVNGLVGHVITNDKSSGGKIVCLNNANIALRIGWLNAIREWQEEFVGNMSSREFVDTVTRDLLGSRVFVFTPGGEIKHLPKGATVIDYAYMIHTEIGNKMVAAKVNGNLVKPMHVLANAEVVEIITYNGLSSKSAFERHKQWLQHAKTRCARHKIMKFLREQAALSASEITVDSVKEFAAESEGDNTVEELADYSKGTKHSWEKILKNVMEVSSARTNGEDIFQLRSGSIQIPKVNGKHNKCMQHTSLKATGETLSQGNGVGEMILANIPRYRDVLPGLDGWLASKVANWQNLEGHSVQWFCVVSIDRKGMMADITSALAAVGVTICSCAAETDREKGIGVALFHIEADLESLVGASLKIDMILGVLGWSTGCSWLENKQFLEC; encoded by the exons ATGGCTACTGCTACTTCAATGTCAG TTTCTATCGAATGTGTGAATATATGTAAGTCTTGGAAAGGAGATGTGAGTGGAAGACTCGACTGTAGTGCGTTATCTTGTGCCTGGAAGGCACCAAGAGCCTTGACTGGGTTCCTTGCAAGCACAACTCATCCTACTCAGTGTTCCTCTACTCCTTTTGGGCGATATGGAAGACGAGATCGTCTCCGCCGATGT AGATGTTATGATATGGATGAACGCTACCCTGTTGAAGTTCTGCGAGGAGTCCCTGGCTCAATGCTTCTACTATCTGCTTCTAGCAAATGGAAATTGTGTTGctcttcatcattttcttcaGAGTTGTATGAAGAGATATCTCCTGAAAGTTTGTGGGAG GATCTTAAACCTACTATTTCATATCTTTCTTGCAAGGAATTGGAATTGGTTCGTAAGGCTTTGAAT CTTGCTTTTGAGGCACATGATGGTCAAAAGCGTCGTAGTGGCGAGCCCTTTATTATTCACCCAGTTGCAGTTGCACAGATCCTTGGACAGCTT gaATTGGATTGGGAGTCGGTTGCTGCTGGGTTATTACATGATACTGTAGAAGACACAGATGTAGTTACCTTTGAAAGAATAGAGAAGGAATTTGGTGCAACAGTTCGCCGTATTGTTGAAGGGGAGACTAAG GTATCCAAGTTGGGAAAAATCAAGTGCAAGGATGAAAGCCATGTACAGGATGTCAAAGCTGATGACCTTAGGCAGATGTTTCTTTCCATGACAGAGGAG GTCCGTGTTATAATTGTCAAATTAGCTGATAGATTACATAACATGCGCACTCTTTCACACATGCCTCCACACAAGCAG TCTGGAATCGCAACAGAGACGCTGCAGGTTTTTGCTCCTTTGGCAAAGCTTCTCGGAATATACCAAATCAAG TCAGAGCTTGAAAACTTAGCATTTATGTATACAAATGCTCAAGACTATGCCAGGGTGCAGCGTAGGATTGCAGAACTTTTTAAAGAACATGAAAAGGAACTCGAAGAG GCAAAAAGAATATTGATGAAGAAAATAGAGGAAGACCAATTCTTAGAACTTGTCACTGTGAAGACGGAAATTCAATCAATATGCAAGGAACCTTACAG CATCTACAAAGCAGTACTCAAGTCTAAGAGTTCAATAAATGAAGTAAACCAAATTGCACAG CTTCGAATTATTATAAAACCAAAGCCTTGTGTCGGAGTTAGGCCCCTTTGCAGTGCACAGCAG ATATGCTATCATTTGCTTGGACTAGTACATGGAATCTGGACACCTATCCCTCGTGCT ATGAAAGACTACATTGCCACCCCTAAGCCTAATGGCTATCAAAGTCTTCATACAACTGTGATTCCATTTCTTTATGAGAGCATGTTTCGTTTGGAGGTTCAG ATAAGAACTGAAGAGATGGACCTCATAGCTGAAAGAGGCATTGCTGCACATTATAGTGGGAAAGGTTTTGTAAATGGTTTAGTTGGGCATGTTATAACCAATGATAAAAGTTCTGGAGGGAAAATAGTCTGCCTTAACAATGCCAATATTGCTCTCAGG ATTGGCTGGCTGAATGCAATTAGGGAGTGGCAAGAAGAGTTCGTTGGAAACATGAGCTCTAGGGAATTTGTGGATACTGTTACCAGAGATCTGTTGGGCAGTCGTGTATTTGTGTTTACACCCGGAGGAGAG ATAAAACATCTCCCAAAGGGGGCTACTGTCATTGATTATGCGTATATGATACACACTGAAATTGGCAATAAAATGGTGGCTGCTAAG GTGAATGGCAATCTTGTCAAACCAATGCATGTACTTGCAAACGCAGAAGTTGTAGAGATTATCACTTACAAT GGTCTCTCCAGCAAGTCTGCTTTCGAGAGACATAAACAGTGGCTTCAACATGCTAAAACTCGTTGCGCCCGGCACAAGATTATGAAA tttttgagaGAGCAAGCTGCACTATCAGCATCTGAAATAACTGTGGATTCAGTTAAGGAATTTGCTGCTGAGTCTGAAGGGGACAACACCGTGGAAGAATTAGCAGATTACTCAAAGGGAACCAAACATTCGTGGGAGAAAATCCTCAAGAATGTTATGGAGGTATCATCTGCAAGGACAAATGGTGAAGATATTTTCCAACTCCGTAGTGGTAGTATTCAAATTCCCAAGGTAAATGGGAAACATAATAAGTGCATGCAGCATACGAGTTTGAAGGCCACTGGGGAGACATTGTCACAAGGAAATGGTGTTGGTGAAATGATACTTGCTAACATACCAAGGTACAGGGATGTTCTGCCCGGATTGGACGGCTGGCTGGCTAGCAAAGTTGCAAATTGGCAGAACCTGGAAGGGCACTCTGTGCAGTGGTTTTGTGTTGTCAGCATAGATCGAAAAG GCATGATGGCGGATATTACTTCAGCATTGGCAGCTGTAGGCGTCACCATATGTTCTTGTGCG GCTGAGACGGATAGAGAAAAGGGGATTGGTGTCGCGCTATTTCATATTGAAGCCGACCTAGAGAGCTTG GTTGGTGCAAGTTTGAAGATTGACATGATCCTAGGTGTTCTGGGATGGTCCACGGGCTGCAGTTGGTTAGAGAACAAACAGTTTCTAGAATGCTAA
- the LOC107031320 gene encoding uncharacterized protein LOC107031320, whose protein sequence is MMDEYSKSKKKTYKLENQRVMMKINTTKNVSGIGCVILLGGALITVAAMGSAFLISRKNKKSTKNVTKKEGNEKIEDESSNKGLHFILPKQQSSSNVTDKLCHNDSLNVIVSDHLKVEETSPSFERLELSETKISLLSDPDQELYEVSRVKTDVIQGNEKIEVLSRVHQAHATIFSNPDSQILVDSDKGESNELQRTGVIKTNDFEEDLIPEQEKQPTGDQATSICNEHEPLNSAFKLMKAADEGQCADAETQIDQIAKKCDVQNQFSDESECANENDQATSPNSHCRTYSMDAQNLEASEIRKASVDDQNSAQVIKEANAMDSAVSEEQSLETEQLVEKQSFEPDCEGNVLKENDGEEIVFVNEDDDYEDDIDKEDDAQEVEYDILEEAINSSTQFNSDKYCLAESNQEQKVENMKEVTKIEEDEQCIVENCNFESTQNDVAITNCQQNYDCIDGYRTKFMYLDDIAAITRRRRVLLGALLVLIWYLVLKGILPSVIGGFKILNE, encoded by the exons ATGATGGATGAGTACtccaaatccaaaaaaaaaacatacaaattagAGAATCAGAGAGTCATGATGAAAATTAACACAACAAAAAATGTAAGTGGCATTGGTTGTGTAATTTTGTTGGGTGGAGCATTAATAACAGTTGCTGCTATGGGTTCTGCATTcttgatttcaagaaaaaacaagaaatctactAAGAATGTTACAAAGAAAGAGGGGAATGAGAAAATTGAAGATGAATCAAGTAATAAAGGGCTTCATTTTATTCTACCTAAACAACAATCTTCCAG CAATGTGACTGACAAGTTATGTCACAATGATTCCCTCAATGTTATAGTCTCTGATCATCTAAAAGTAGAAGAAACATCTCCATCTTTCGAAAGATTGGAGTTATCGGAGACCAAGATTTCGTTGCTCTCTGATCCTGATCAGGAGCTGTATGAGGTTTCTCGAGTAAAAACTGATGTAATCCAAGGAAATGAGAAGATTGAGGTACTATCGCGTGTGCATCAAGCCCACGCGACAATATTCAGCAATCCTGATTCGCAAATTTTGGTAGATAGTGATAAAGGAGAATCAAATGAGTTGCAACGTACTGGTGTGATCAAGACGAATGATTTTGAGGAGGATCTAATTCCAGAACAAGAAAAACAACCCACGGGTGATCAAGCTACCAGCATTTGTAATGAGCATGAACCACTCAACTCTGcatttaaattaatgaaagCAGCTGATGAAGGACAATGTGCTGATGCAGAAACTCAGATTGATCAAATAGCAAAGAAATGCGATGTACAAAACCAATTTAGTGATGAATCAGAGTGTGCCAATGAGAATGATCAGGCAACATCACCAAACAGCCACTGCAGAACTTACAGTATGGACGCGCAAAATTTGGAAGCCTCTGAAATCAGAAAGGCCTCGGTAGATGATCAGAATTCTGCTCAAGTGATAAAAGAAGCAAATGCGATGGATTCTGCAGTTAGTGAAGAGCAGAGCCTAGAAACTGAGCAGTTGGTTGAGAAACAAAGCTTTGAACCCGATTGTGAAGGAAATGTTTTGAAGGAAAATGATGGTGAAGAGATTGTTTTTGTTAATGAAGATGATGATTACGAAGACGATATAGACAAAGAAGATGATGCACAGGAAGTTGAATACGACATCTTGGAAGAAGCAATAAACTCCTCTACGCAATTCAACAGTGACAAATATTGTCTAGCTGAATCAAACCAGGAACAGAAAGTagagaatatgaaagaagtaaccaaaattgaagaagatgaaCAATGTATTGTAGAGAACTGTAATTTCGAAAGCACACAGAATGATGTCGCCATAACAAATTGCCAACAGAACTATGACTGCATTGATGGCTACAGAACGAAGTTCATGTACCTGGATGATATAGCTGCAATCACCAGGAGAAGGAGAGTGCTTTTGGGAGCACTACTAGTGCTAATCTGGTACCTTGTGCTTAAAGGCATTCTTCCTTCTGTTATAGGCGGATTCAAGATTTTAAACGAGTGA
- the LOC107030725 gene encoding uncharacterized protein LOC107030725, producing the protein MASNKNLPVFCIVLSIVAAATIASANNNYENSYGNDAPKTYKKDVHTKGLVPEANIIAVQGMIYCKSGSKHIPLKGAVARITCLGTEKHGHETAPFSFSSYQSDAKGYYYAVFSLNELKEYDQSCTITQCKAFLESSSLEECDVPTDENNGKTGAILTSYRLLNEYAEKKTVLYSVAPFVYTSEDDGDDDADYTKSNYYKREGGY; encoded by the exons atgGCTTCAAACAAAAATTTGCCAGTATTTTGCATTGTTTTGTCAATTGTAGCAGCAGCTACTATTGCTTCTGCAAATAACAATTATGAAAATAGTTATGGCAATGATGCCCCAAAAACATACAAGAAGGATGTGCATACAAAAGGATTAGTCCCAGAAGCAAATATTATTGCTGTTCAAGGAATGATTTATTGCAAATCTGGATCTAAACACATTCCACTTAAGG GAGCCGTAGCAAGGATAACATGTCTAGGCACGGAAAAACACGGACACGAAACCGCTCCATTCTCCTTTTCAAGTTACCAATCGGACGCAAAAGGTTATTACTACGCAGTATTTTCACTAAATGAGCTCAAAGAATATGATCAATCATGCACAATTACACAATGCAAAGCCTTCTTAGAAAGCTCTTCACTTGAAGAATGTGATGTACCAACTGATGAAAATAATGGTAAAACAGGAGCTATTCTTACTTCTTATCGATTACTCAATGAATATGCTGAGAAGAAAACAGTATTGTACTCTGTTGCACCTTTTGTTTACACTTCCGaagatgatggtgatgatgatgctGATTACACTAAATCCAATTACTACAAACGTGAAGGGGGTTAttag